The DNA sequence CTTACAACGATAAGAATTCAGAACTGGGACAAGACGATAACTACAATCCCTTCATACGCGATAATCTCTGAATCGTTCAAGAACTGGAAGGGGATGTTTCAGGCCGGCGGAAGGCGAATCAAGAGATCTGTCTACATAGACACCTCTTCCGTCCGCTTTCTCGATGACGACCTGTATGACAGGCTGCACAAGATCCAGATTCTGAGACCTTACCTCGAAAGCAGAAAGAAGGAGATCGAGGAGTTCAACAGAATGAACGAGGTAGACGTAACCGAACCGGTCAACGGCAGAAGGATGACGAACATTGGGACTTTCAGGGCATACCTGACCGCCTACCTCAGAAATCATCCCGGGACAAACAAAGATCTTATCATGATGGTCAGGCAGTTGCAGCCGACCGACACCGGGCTGCCTCTGGAGATATACGCCTTCAGTAAAGACACATCATGGGTTAACTACGAATCTCTGCAGTCAGACATTTTCGATCACATCTTTGCTACACTCCCTCACTTCGATTTGAGGGTATTCCAGAATCCTTCGGGAAACGACCTGAGGGCAATGGGAGATCTTCTTGTCGGCAAGAGGCAAGGGCATGAACAGGATAACTCCGAGGAACTCTTTACGGAAAGCCCGAAATTGCACGCCGAAAAGGATACCTGATTCAAGAGGCAAATCCTACGCTGTAGAAATCGTTTTCTCGATATTACCGAGCAGCGCATCGGCTGAAAATGCGAGAAGCGCCGCAGGAATGGCCCCTTCAAGTACAAAGGCGGGATTCTCTGCGACAAGTCCGGCGATAATGGGCGACCCGAGGCCACCGGCCCCAATGGTTGCCCCCACAGTTGCCGTTCCGATGTTTATTACGACCGAAATCCGAATCCCCGACATGATTACTTTGAGCGCAAGCGGGAGCTCAATTCTAAACAGCACCTGCCAGGAAGACATACCCATTCCATATGCTGCTTCACGCACATCTGCGGGGATGTTTTCAATTCCCACTATTGTGTTTCTTAAGATGGGAAGCAGTCCATAAAGCAGCAGAGCGGCGACCGTCGGTTTGAATCCAAATCCCAGCAACGGTACGGCGAGAGCGAGAACAGCGACGGGAGGGAAGGTCTGGCCGAGGGAACTCAGGTTTGAAACGAGAGGCAAGTACTGCCTGCCCATCGGGCGTGTAACCAGCACTCCTATCGAGATGCCGATAATCGTAGCAAGTCCGCTGGATACGATGACCATCCAGAGATGTTCGGCCACTAGCTCCAACAAAGTCCCTCTTGGATGAAGAACCTGCTTCTCTCCGGGAAAGAACCATCGCAGAAAGCTCTCCCACCATGCCATATTAGAGATGAGAAGGACGAAGGCCAGCAAGAACAGTCCCAACAAGACCCAGGATAAGACTCTACTTCTCTTCTCTGTCACTTCTGGTCAACTCCTGGATTCTGGTCATGCTTATCTGGCCGAGAAAACGTCCCGTTCTCTCGACGACCGGCAACGCCGCGGTTCCGCTTTCAAGCATTCTGGAAAGCGCCTCCTTAACAGTGCTGTCCGGACTCAAGATCTCTTCTTCCTTCATTTCAGTCAGAGCTTCTCTTACCGGTTTCTCCCTGCTCGAATGGGAGACATCTACCCAGCCGACAAGTCTCTTTTCCTTGTCAAGCGCCCAGACGAATTCCTCTTCGATCTTGCCTAGCTGTTCCCAGCTTCCTGAAAGGTCTATCGCGAAGCTCTCCTCTATATACTCCCCGACCGGGATCCTCGAGAGCCTCTTCAGCGCTCTATCTGATCCCATGAAGTCGTGGACGAATTTCTCCTTCGGATGCGCCAGGATCTCTTCGGGAGTGTCATATTGAAGGATTCTGCCCGCTTTCATGACCGCGATTCTATCTGCAAGCCTTATCGCCTCATCTATATCGTGGGTTACGAAGACGATCGTCTTGTGGAGTTCCTCCTGAATTCTGGCAAACTCGTCTTGGAGCCTCACTCTAGTTAATGGGTCTACCGCTCCGAAGGGCTCGTCCATAAGTATTATCGGGGGATCGGCTGCAAGCGCCCTCGCAACGCCGACTCTCTGGGCCTCGCCGCCCGACAATTCTTTGGGAAGCTTGTTCGCGTAGGACTTAGGCTCCAATCCAACCAGCTGCAGCAGTTCGTGCACCCGATCGTCAATCTTCGATCTCTCCCACTTCAGCAGTCTCGGCACGGTGGCAATGTTATCCTTCACCGACATATGTGGAAAGAGCCCCACGTTCTGGATTACGTAACCTATTCCTCTCCTGAGCTGCTTCACATCCATGGCGGTTACGTCGTTGCCGTCTATCAGGATCTTCCCCGTTGTCGGTCTGACTATCCTGTTTATCATCTTGAGCGTAGTTGTCTTACCACATCCCGAAGGCCCGATTAGAACCGTCAGTTCGTTCGAGGGGATCTCGAAGGTAATCGAATCTACGGCCAGCGTATTCTCGTCGTATTTCTTTGTAACATCTTCAAATCTAATCATTGGCTCCCTCCGAGATTAACCCCTTAGGAGTCAGTATTCCTATAAGCAGCTGCATTAGGGAATCGACTATCAAAGCGAGAGCAACTATAGGCAACGCTCCTAGAAGGACAAGATCCATTGCGGCTTGACCGAGACCCTGAAATACGAAAACCCCTAGGCCTCCTGCTCCGATCAGGGCCGCCATGGTAGTGTTCCCCACGGCCTGAACGGCCGCTGTTCTAACGCCAGCAAGGACAACCGGCAGCGAAATCGGAATCTCGACCTTTCCGAGAACCTGAATTCTGCTCATTCCCATCGCCCTGGCAGCCTCCACGGTATCTGTGGGAATAACCTTCAGACTTGAGTAAGTGTTTCTGACTATCGGGAGAAGCGAATACAGGACGAGAGCTATCATGGCCGGAGCCCAGCCGACACCCGTTATTCCTATCTCCCTAAGAAATGGCAGACTGCGTGAAAGGTAGGATAGCGGAGCTATTAGCAAGCCGAAAAGGGCTATACTCGGGATCGTCTGTATGAAGTTCACAACAGCGAATACAGGTCTTTCGATCTTTGGAGACCTGTTGGCAACTATTCCAAGCGGCACTCCTATGAGCACTCCGGCGAGAACTGCTCCTCCTGCAATTACGAGATGCCTCACAGTCTCTTCAAGAAATCTGTTGCTTCTGTTTGCGTACTCCTTCATTATTGCAAGGTCTTTCAGATGACCCGAGCCTAAAAGCAACAGGAACAGGCCAATCGGAACCAAGACCAGAAGCGATGAGATGATCTTCCTGTCCTTCAGTCTTCTTCTGGCAGCGAATACAACAATGTAGCCGGCCAGGAGAAGAACCCACAAACCGGTGGAAGGGGAGACCCTTGCAAAGGGACCTGCCTTTGAAGCTATAGAGGCGGCATGCCTTCCGGCCAGAAAGAAGCCGAAGACGGGGGCAATCCCTCCCACGAGGCCCATCAAAAAGCTGAATCCCGCGTAGGACAAAAACAAGACTGCAAATGAGGCCACTAACAGGAGAGAGAGGCCCACATTTGAGAAGCTGCCTAAAGCTACGGGAAATGTCTCCGAGATTCTCGTCTCCTTAACTGAAAGGAATCCGGGGACCAGGAGAGACAACAACATGATGGCCATTCCTAGAATGGCCATCATGTCTCTTCGTCTGGAAATCAGCGTCATAACTCTAGTCAATCAGAGACTTCGATATGAGGAACTGCTCGGCGACGTATCCCGCATCTAAACCTTCTATCGCTATCGAAGCGTTTAGCATCTGCAGCGTCTCGAGATCAAGAGCCTCAAAAACGGGTTTGAGGAGCTCCTCGATTTCCGGATAGGCTTCATGTATCTCCTTTCTAACGATCGGAGCGGGTTCATAAACGGGCTGAACTCCCTTGGTGTCTTCAAGGACCACCAACTTGAGAGCGGAGAGGGCGCCGTCAGTACCATATGCCATCGCGAGGTTTACACCGTCAATGTTCTGGGAAGCGGCCCTTATGGTCTGAGCGGTATTTCCTCCAGAGAAGGCAAGTAGCTGCTCATTTGAAAGCTCGAAGCCATAAGCCTCCTGAAAAGCCGGCATAGCGTCCGGTCTGGTAAGAAACTCCTCTGAAGCGGCCAGCTTAATGAAGCCGCCGCGATTCAGGTAAGACGCGAGGTCTTCAAGTGTCTTTATTCCTTCACTGTCGGAAAGATCCTTCCTGATCGCCAGAGCCCATGTATTGTTGGCAGGGGCGGGGGTCAGCCACACCAGGCCGTTGTTCTCAAAGTCGAGTCTCTTGACTGTCTCGAATCCCTGCTGCGCGTTTTTCCATATACCCGGATCAGTGTTATCGAAGAAGAAACCTCCGTTGCCGGTGTACTCGGGATATATATCGATCTCTCCAGCAATGATCGCCTTTCTGATAACACTAGTAGTTCCGAACTCAGTCTTGTCGTTCACTTCAAAGCCATTCTTCTGCAGGACTATCACTATCATCTGTCCCAACAGTGCGCCTTCGGTATCTATCTTCGATGCGACCGTAATCGGTCCCTTCAGTGCAAAGCCAATGGCCGTCATTAGTATCAGTGCAATCAGCATTATTCTCTTCATACAACCAACCTCCATAATTCGTATTGCCGATAATTATACTCCATTTAATTGTACACTATCTCTGAAAGTTTTCAATGCGCAGTTGTCTCTGTTGACATATCCATGTTCCGACTGAAAGCTCCAGCCCAGAATCTGAGATCCGGTTTCTCACTCTTTCCCATTTCGGCTCAGACAGATAACCCCAAAAAGGGAGAACCTGAAAGCAGCTGATTCACAGAGAGGCACAGGTTGTTCTCATCTATTCAAAACAAGAAAGATTCAAGGCTACAACTAGAACCCCACGAAGGAATACTGACTTCAAATGCCACGAAATCCAACCACCTTTCTTCCCGAAGGGTTACCTCCATCGACTAACCCCGAAAGAGATTCCGCGAGCATTCTAATATACTCTTGCAAATACGGTCAGCCATCCAGCGTCATGAAGAGATTATTCAATGATTCCACGAGCGTTGGGTGTGCAAAGACGCCGTCTCTGAGCGAAGTGAATGGAAGCCCGCCCATCATGGCAATCTGAATTGCAGATACAATCTCTCCGCCCTCAACTCCTAGAATGGCGGCACCGATAATCCGGTCTGTCTCTGAGTCGACAAGCGCCTTCATCATTCCCCGTGTCTCGTCCGTTTCAATGGCCCGAGCCACCCTATCAAAAGGCAGCTTTGCCACGCGATAGCTGTACCCCCGACTCGATGCTTCCTTCTCGGTGAGGCCTATTCTTCCAAGTTGAGGATCAATGAATACTACATAAGGGACATCCCTCTCTTCTATCG is a window from the Mesotoga sp. Brook.08.105.5.1 genome containing:
- a CDS encoding ABC transporter ATP-binding protein, which produces MIRFEDVTKKYDENTLAVDSITFEIPSNELTVLIGPSGCGKTTTLKMINRIVRPTTGKILIDGNDVTAMDVKQLRRGIGYVIQNVGLFPHMSVKDNIATVPRLLKWERSKIDDRVHELLQLVGLEPKSYANKLPKELSGGEAQRVGVARALAADPPIILMDEPFGAVDPLTRVRLQDEFARIQEELHKTIVFVTHDIDEAIRLADRIAVMKAGRILQYDTPEEILAHPKEKFVHDFMGSDRALKRLSRIPVGEYIEESFAIDLSGSWEQLGKIEEEFVWALDKEKRLVGWVDVSHSSREKPVREALTEMKEEEILSPDSTVKEALSRMLESGTAALPVVERTGRFLGQISMTRIQELTRSDREEK
- a CDS encoding ABC transporter permease, yielding MTEKRSRVLSWVLLGLFLLAFVLLISNMAWWESFLRWFFPGEKQVLHPRGTLLELVAEHLWMVIVSSGLATIIGISIGVLVTRPMGRQYLPLVSNLSSLGQTFPPVAVLALAVPLLGFGFKPTVAALLLYGLLPILRNTIVGIENIPADVREAAYGMGMSSWQVLFRIELPLALKVIMSGIRISVVINIGTATVGATIGAGGLGSPIIAGLVAENPAFVLEGAIPAALLAFSADALLGNIEKTISTA
- a CDS encoding mechanosensitive ion channel domain-containing protein translates to MVNIFAGWFSALGLSETFDLVLANIVVGIIMIVVAFLSKYIFEKALIKPIELIVRKSAFKWDDLLVKHKLLNKIALMIPAIVIALFAPAFPAISDVIYRLVATYLIFIAAVVIDAFLDVFTSAYQSLETSKDKPIKSYMTVVKLMVYIIAGVIAVSVLTGISTWGILSGIGAMTAVLLVIFRDSLLGLVASIQISKNNLVSIGDWIEVPRYQADGDVIDITLTTIRIQNWDKTITTIPSYAIISESFKNWKGMFQAGGRRIKRSVYIDTSSVRFLDDDLYDRLHKIQILRPYLESRKKEIEEFNRMNEVDVTEPVNGRRMTNIGTFRAYLTAYLRNHPGTNKDLIMMVRQLQPTDTGLPLEIYAFSKDTSWVNYESLQSDIFDHIFATLPHFDLRVFQNPSGNDLRAMGDLLVGKRQGHEQDNSEELFTESPKLHAEKDT
- a CDS encoding ABC transporter permease, with protein sequence MTRVMTLISRRRDMMAILGMAIMLLSLLVPGFLSVKETRISETFPVALGSFSNVGLSLLLVASFAVLFLSYAGFSFLMGLVGGIAPVFGFFLAGRHAASIASKAGPFARVSPSTGLWVLLLAGYIVVFAARRRLKDRKIISSLLVLVPIGLFLLLLGSGHLKDLAIMKEYANRSNRFLEETVRHLVIAGGAVLAGVLIGVPLGIVANRSPKIERPVFAVVNFIQTIPSIALFGLLIAPLSYLSRSLPFLREIGITGVGWAPAMIALVLYSLLPIVRNTYSSLKVIPTDTVEAARAMGMSRIQVLGKVEIPISLPVVLAGVRTAAVQAVGNTTMAALIGAGGLGVFVFQGLGQAAMDLVLLGALPIVALALIVDSLMQLLIGILTPKGLISEGAND
- a CDS encoding ABC transporter substrate-binding protein, with translation MKRIMLIALILMTAIGFALKGPITVASKIDTEGALLGQMIVIVLQKNGFEVNDKTEFGTTSVIRKAIIAGEIDIYPEYTGNGGFFFDNTDPGIWKNAQQGFETVKRLDFENNGLVWLTPAPANNTWALAIRKDLSDSEGIKTLEDLASYLNRGGFIKLAASEEFLTRPDAMPAFQEAYGFELSNEQLLAFSGGNTAQTIRAASQNIDGVNLAMAYGTDGALSALKLVVLEDTKGVQPVYEPAPIVRKEIHEAYPEIEELLKPVFEALDLETLQMLNASIAIEGLDAGYVAEQFLISKSLID